Below is a genomic region from Streptomyces ferrugineus.
CTCGGGGAGTTCCGGCATACGTCCAGAGTGCCATCCGGCACCGACAGTGCCAGGCGAGTCCCCTCACCCGCCGGACCGCTCCGGTACCAGGAACTCGCACCACACGGCCTTGCCGCCGCCCCGCGCCTCCACGCCCCACACGTCCGTGAGCAGGTCGACCAGGAGCAGCCCCCGGCCCGAGACGCCCGACGCCCCCGCCTCGCGGCGCCGCGGCAGGGCGCTGGAGGAGTCCTCGACCTCGACCCGCAGCCGGCGCTCGGAGCCGGTGAGGACCCGCAGGGTCACGACGGCGGAGCCCTCGGTGTGCATCAGGGCGTTGGTGATCAGCTCGTCGGCGACCAGTTCGACCTCGTCGGCCCGGTCGCCGGCGCCCCAGGCGCGCACGGCGGCGCGGATCATGTGCCGGGCCGCGGTGAGGGCCTCGGGATCGCCGGGCGCGACATGCTGCTGGAGGCGGCCACCGGCCCGCGGGGCGTCCAGGACGCGGCGGCGCAGCAGGAGCAGGGCCACGTCGTCGTCGCCGCCGCGTTCCTCGGCCACGTCGATGAGGCGGTCGGCGAGGTCCCGTACGTCGTCCGGGCCGGTGGCGATCAGCGCGGTCAGGGTCTGCATGCCGTCGTCCAGGTCGGCGCCGGGCTGTTCGACCAGGCCGTCGGTGCACAGCAGGAGCGTGTGGTCGGAGTCCAGCTCGATGGTGCCGACCGGGTATTCGAGCCGCCCGAACTCCGCGGACAGGCCGAGCGGCAGCCCGCCCTCGACCAGGACGCGCCGGCAGGCGCCGCCGGGCTCCCGGATCAGCGGGTCGATATGGCCGGCCCGCACCACCTGCACGACGCCGGTGGACAGGTCGGCCTGGGCGTACAGGCAGGTCGCGAAGCGGTCGGTGTCCAGTTCGTGCAGGAACACCGAGGCGCGGGCCATCACGGTGGCCGGGGTGTGTCCCTCGGCGGCGTAGGCGCGCAGGACGATGCGCAGCTGGCCCATGACGGCGGCGGCGTGGGTGTCGTGGCCCTGGACGTCGCCGATGACGGCGCCGACGCGACCGCCGGGCAGCGGGATCAGGTCGTACCAGTCGCCGCCGATGTCCCGCCCGAGGGAGGCGGAGCGGTAGCGGACGGCGACGTCGGCGCCGGGCACGGACGGGATGGTGCGGGGCAGCATGGCCTGCTGGAGACCGGTGGCGAGGTCCTTCTCCTGCTCGTAGAGCATGGCCCGCTGCAGGCTCTGCGCGATGCTGCTGCCGAGGGCGACGAGCACGTTGCGGTCGTCGGTGGAGAAGCCGCGCCGGTCGCTGTAGAGCAGGCCGATGGCGCCGATCGGCCGGGCCTGGGCGATCAGCGGCATATAGGCGGCGGACGTGATGTTCAGGTCGGTGATGTGCGGCCAGAGGATCGGGTACCGCTCCGCGAACTCCTCCGGTGACTCGATGAAGCGCGGGCTGAGCGTCCGTACGACCTCGCTCATCGGGTACTGCTCGTCTATCCGGGTGACCAGGGTCCCGGGCACGAAGCTGCCGGCGGGGCCCTCGGCGACCAGCCGGATGCGGCCGGCCTCGACCAGGCCCATGACGAGGCTGGTGGCGCCGAGGTGGGTCAGGCCGTGGGTGTCCTTGAGGACGTCGATGACGTCCTGGATCGTGCGGGCGTGGGCGAGGGCGGCCGTGGTGAGCTGGACGACGTTGGTCTGCTGCCGGCGGGCCTCGTCGTCGGCGGCCTGCTCGCGCCGCTCCTCGCTCTGGGCGAGTTCGTCGGTGGCGTCCCGCACGATGCCGATGATGCGGCGCGGGCGGCCCGTCTCGTCGCGGCGGATGTAGCCCTGGGTGTGGGTCCAGCGCAGGGTGCCGTCGCGGCAGCGGATGCGGAAGTAGGCGCCGTAGTTCTCGCTGCCGTCCTTCATGGCCTGGGAGACCAGGCCGTCCAGCCGGTAGGCCTCCGGCGGCGGCACCCGGATCGCCAGGGTCACGGGGTTTCCGTCGTATTCGTCGGGGCGCAGGTCGAAGACCTCGTGGGCCTGGGCGTCCATCTGGAAGACGCCGTTGTCCAGGTCCCAGTCGAAGGTGCCCATCTGGTTGAGCGCCAGGATCGGGTCCGGGTGGGCGGGCCAGTCGTCCGGGAGTGACAGGGCGCTCGCTCCCCGATCAACCATGGAGCCACCTTGCCAGGGTTTGCCGGATTCTTCGACCGGTGTGACAGAACGTGCTTCGCCAAAGGCACCAGCCGCGGGCATCGCCATGGTCTGCTTCACTCACTTGGGTCACACAGGCGGAGAGGTGGTATACGGACAGTCACCTGAGTCGCGTGGCGCGACAATGAGGAAAGGAGGGGTACGGCCATGGACTGGTTCGTCGCACCGGACTACTGGACGAGCCGGCTGGTCTTCCAGCGGGCTCTGGCCGGCGTGTACCTCGTCGCGTTCCTGACGGCGGCCCTGCAGTTCCGGGCGCTGATGGGCTCGCGCGGCATGCTGCCCGTGCCGCGCTTCGTCGCCCAGGTCCGCTTCAGGGCCGCGCCCAGCCTGTTCCAACTGCACTACTCGGACCGGTTCTTCGCCGTCTGTGCCTGGGCGGGCTGCGCGGTCTCCGCGGCGCTGCTCGCCGGACTGGACTCCGTCGTACCCCTGTGGGGCGCCATGCTGCTGTGGCTGGTGCCGTGGGCGCTGTACCTGTCGATCGTGAACGTCGGCCAGACCTGGTACTCGTTCGGCTGGGAGTCGCTGTTGCTGGAGGTCGGCTTCCTCGCCGTGTTCCTGGGCAACGACGAGGTGGCGCCGCCGATCCTGGTGCTGTTCCTGCTGCGCTGGATCCTGTTCCGGGTCGAGTTCGGCGCCGGTCTGATCAAGATGCGCGGGGACGAGTGCTGGCGGAAGCTGACCTGCCTGGACCACCACCACGAGACCCAGCCGATGCCGGGCCCGCTGAGCTGGTTCTTCCACCATCTTCCCAGGCCCCTGCACCGGGTCGAGGTGGCCGCCAACCACTTCACCCAGCTCGTCGTGCCGGTGCTCCTCTTCACCCCGCAGCCGGTCGCGTCGGCCGCCGCCGCCCTGATGATCGTCACCCAGCTGTGGCTGGTCCTGTCGGGCAACTTCTCCTGGCTGAACTGGATCACCATCGTGCTGGCCCTGTCGGCGCTGCGGTTCCCGAGCGATCCGGGGTCCGTGGCCGAGGCGCCGCTGTGGTACGAGGTCGTGGTCCTCGCGGTCGCCGCCCTCCTCGTCGTCCTGAGCTACCACCCGGTCGCCAACATGATCTCCCGCCGCCAGATCATGAACCGCTCCTTCGACCCGCTCCACCTGGTCAACACCTACGGCGCCTTCGGCAGCGTCAGCCGGATCCGGTACGAGGTGGTCGTCGAGGGCACCGCCGACGACGTGCCGCGCGAGGAGTCGGACTGGCGGGAGTACGAGTTCAAGGGCAAGCCGGGCGATCCCCGGCGCTGGCCGCGCCAGTTCGCTCCCTACCATCTGCGCCTGGACTGGCTGATGTGGTTCGCCGCGCTGTCGCCCGCCTATGCCGGCTCCTGGTTCGGCGCCCTGGTGGAACGGCTCCTGGAGAACGACCGCGACACGCTGAAGCTGCTGCGCCGCTCGCCCTTCCCGCCCGACGAGCCGCCGCGGTTCGTCCGCGCCCGCCTCTTCCGCTACCGGTACACGACCTGGCGTGAGCTGCGGGAGACGGGCGCGTGCTGGGAGCGGACGTATGTGCGGGAGTATCTGCCGCCGACCAGGCTGGCCGGGGTGGCTCAGAGGTCGTAGACGCGGGTGGCGGTCGCCTCGAAGAGCTGCCGGTGGTCGGACTCCCCCGTCAGCTCCCGGGCCGCGGTGACGACTTGACCGTACGACGCCGCCAGGGTGCACACCGGCCAGTCCGAGCCGAACATCATCCGGTCCGGGCCGAAGGACTCCAGCACGACTTCGGCGTACGGGCGCAGGTCGTCGACCGCCCAGAAGGCGAGGTCGGCCTCGGTGACCATGCCGGAGAGCTTGCAGACCGTGTTGGGGTGGGCGGCCAGGGCACGGAGGTGGGTGGCCCAGGGTTCGAGGGCGCCGGAGGCGATGGGCGGCTTGCCCAAGTGGTCCAGGACGAAGGTGAGTTCGGGCAGTGCGGCCGCCGCCTTGGCGCAGGCGGGCAGCTGGTGGGGCAGGACCACGAGGTCGTAGCTCAGCCCCGCCTCGGCGACGGCGGCCAGTCCGCGCCGTACGTCCGCACGCAGCAGCCACTCCGGGTCGGGCTCGCCCTGCACCTGGTGGCGGATGCCCTTGAGGTACCGCCCGCCGGGCAGCTC
It encodes:
- a CDS encoding SpoIIE family protein phosphatase; the encoded protein is MVDRGASALSLPDDWPAHPDPILALNQMGTFDWDLDNGVFQMDAQAHEVFDLRPDEYDGNPVTLAIRVPPPEAYRLDGLVSQAMKDGSENYGAYFRIRCRDGTLRWTHTQGYIRRDETGRPRRIIGIVRDATDELAQSEERREQAADDEARRQQTNVVQLTTAALAHARTIQDVIDVLKDTHGLTHLGATSLVMGLVEAGRIRLVAEGPAGSFVPGTLVTRIDEQYPMSEVVRTLSPRFIESPEEFAERYPILWPHITDLNITSAAYMPLIAQARPIGAIGLLYSDRRGFSTDDRNVLVALGSSIAQSLQRAMLYEQEKDLATGLQQAMLPRTIPSVPGADVAVRYRSASLGRDIGGDWYDLIPLPGGRVGAVIGDVQGHDTHAAAVMGQLRIVLRAYAAEGHTPATVMARASVFLHELDTDRFATCLYAQADLSTGVVQVVRAGHIDPLIREPGGACRRVLVEGGLPLGLSAEFGRLEYPVGTIELDSDHTLLLCTDGLVEQPGADLDDGMQTLTALIATGPDDVRDLADRLIDVAEERGGDDDVALLLLRRRVLDAPRAGGRLQQHVAPGDPEALTAARHMIRAAVRAWGAGDRADEVELVADELITNALMHTEGSAVVTLRVLTGSERRLRVEVEDSSSALPRRREAGASGVSGRGLLLVDLLTDVWGVEARGGGKAVWCEFLVPERSGG
- a CDS encoding lipase maturation factor family protein; this encodes MDWFVAPDYWTSRLVFQRALAGVYLVAFLTAALQFRALMGSRGMLPVPRFVAQVRFRAAPSLFQLHYSDRFFAVCAWAGCAVSAALLAGLDSVVPLWGAMLLWLVPWALYLSIVNVGQTWYSFGWESLLLEVGFLAVFLGNDEVAPPILVLFLLRWILFRVEFGAGLIKMRGDECWRKLTCLDHHHETQPMPGPLSWFFHHLPRPLHRVEVAANHFTQLVVPVLLFTPQPVASAAAALMIVTQLWLVLSGNFSWLNWITIVLALSALRFPSDPGSVAEAPLWYEVVVLAVAALLVVLSYHPVANMISRRQIMNRSFDPLHLVNTYGAFGSVSRIRYEVVVEGTADDVPREESDWREYEFKGKPGDPRRWPRQFAPYHLRLDWLMWFAALSPAYAGSWFGALVERLLENDRDTLKLLRRSPFPPDEPPRFVRARLFRYRYTTWRELRETGACWERTYVREYLPPTRLAGVAQRS
- a CDS encoding amidohydrolase family protein is translated as MGAAVTLVDAHHHVWDLSVRDQDWITGPELQPLRRNFGIADLAPEARAADVTRTVLVQTVTVPEETPEFLALAAEHELIAGVVGWSDLTRPDVAEELARLRELPGGRYLKGIRHQVQGEPDPEWLLRADVRRGLAAVAEAGLSYDLVVLPHQLPACAKAAAALPELTFVLDHLGKPPIASGALEPWATHLRALAAHPNTVCKLSGMVTEADLAFWAVDDLRPYAEVVLESFGPDRMMFGSDWPVCTLAASYGQVVTAARELTGESDHRQLFEATATRVYDL